One part of the Glycine max cultivar Williams 82 chromosome 14, Glycine_max_v4.0, whole genome shotgun sequence genome encodes these proteins:
- the LOC100787282 gene encoding probable polygalacturonase At3g15720, with translation MEVLIAIFFVLYLVSHCSCSRIREAAINLYTFNVMDYGAIGDGLTDDSQAFLKAWSMVCAMKNGAATLKVPPGKTFMLKPLQFSGPCSFSSVHFQLEGDVVAPKSTEAWKGQDSSKWIDFSNVDGLIIDGGGQIDGSGSVWWNSCKVKSCSRPTALSIQNCNNLQLTGTRHLNSARNHISINNSNHTHIFNVTITAPQDSPNTDGIDVSQSSYILIQRSTIATGDDCIAMKSGTSYVNITGITCGPGHGISVGSLGKKGTCETAEHVHVNNCNFKGADNGMRIKTWPGGCGYARNIKFEHIVLTNTKNPIIIDQDYENVQNEDKKQVTLGCVISIAV, from the exons ATGGAAGTTCTGATTGCCATTTTCTTCGTATTATACTTGGTTTCGCATTGTTCTTGTAGCAGAATACGTGAAGCTGCTATAAACCTGTACACTTTCAATGTGATGGATTATGGAGCTATCGGAGATGGCCTCACAGATGATTCTCAA GCTTTTCTAAAAGCTTGGAGTATGGTTTGTGCAATGAAAAATGGTGCTGCAACCCTCAAGGTGCCTCCCGGGAAAACATTCATGTTGAAACCTCTTCAATTCAGTGGTCCCTGCAGTTTCTCTTCGGTTCATTTTCAG CTTGAAGGAGATGTTGTTGCACCAAAGAGCACTGAAGCATGGAAGGGTCAGGACTCTAGCAAGTGGATTGATTTTTCGAACGTCGATGGCCTTATAATCGATGGAGGTGGACAAATCGACGGCAGTGGTTCTGTCTGGTGGAATTCTTGTAAA GTGAAAAGCTGCTCAAGACCAACT GCCCTGTCTATTCAGAACTGCAACAACCTCCAGCTAACTGGGACTCGTCATCTCAATAGTGCAAGAAACCATATATCTATAAATAATTCtaatcacacacacatattCAATGTCACTATCACTGCACCTCAAGATAGCCCAAACACTGATGGAATTGACGTTTCTCAATCAAGCTACATTCTAATTCAGCGCTCAACCATTGCAACGG gaGATGACTGCATCGCCATGAAAAGTGGCACATCATATGTTAACATTACTGGTATAACTTGTGGACCCGGCCACGGTATAAG TGTTGGAAGCCTTGGGAAAAAAGGAACTTGTGAAACAGCGGAGCATGTTCATGTAAACAACTGCAACTTCAAGGGAGCAGATAATGGAATGAGGATAAAGACATGGCCG GGTGGATGCGGGTATGCAAGAAATATCAAGTTCGAGCATATCGTACTTACAAATACCAAAAATCCTATAATTATTGACCAGGATTATGAAAATGTACAGAATGAAGACAAAAAACAGGTTACACTTGGTTGCGTCATTAGCATAGCAGTATAG
- the LOC100787104 gene encoding UDP-glycosyltransferase 92A1-like → MAAEKKGHIVMEPKLHHLWCSRNLGLCFYLGGSNLPHRKTDSDEFHVPGFPQNYKFHRTQLHKFLRAADGTDEWSQFFIPQTALSMKSDGWICNTVEEIEPLGLHLLRNYLQLPVWPVGPLLPPASLSGSKHRAGKEPGIALEACMEWLDLKDENYVLYISFGSQNTIRASQMMALAEGLEESGRSFIWVIWPPFGFDINGEFIAEWLPKGFE, encoded by the exons ATGGCAGCAGAGAAGAAGGGGCACATCGTGATG GAACCTAAGCTTCACCACTTGTGGTGCTCACGGAACCTTGGCCTATGTTTCTATCTGGGAGGTTCCAACCTCCCTCACAGAAAAACAGATTCTGATGAGTTCCATGTTCCGGGGTTCCCTCAAAACTACAAATTCCACCGTACCCAATTGCATAAATTTCTAAGAGCAGCTGATGGCACTGATGAGTGGTCACAGTTCTTCATTCCCCAGACTGCACTTTCTATGAAGTCTGATGGGTGGATTTGCAACACGGTTGAGGAGATTGAGCCTCTCGGGTTGCACCTTCTCAGGAACTATCTTCAACTTCCCGTTTGGCCTGTGGGGCCTCTCTTGCCACCTGCTTCACTCAGTGGTTCAAAACATCGTGCAGGAAAGGAACCTGGCATAGCCCTTGAAGCATGTATGGAGTGGCTGGATTTGAAAGATGAGAATTATGTTCTCTATATTTCATTTGGGTCTCAGAACACTATCCGTGCATCTCAAATGATGGCTTTGGCTGAAGGGTTGGAAGAGAGTGGTAGATCGTTTATTTGGGTCATATGGCCACCTTTTGGTTTTGACATCAATGGAGAGTTTATTGCAGAATGGTTGCCAAAAGGGTTTGAATAG
- the LOC102661254 gene encoding UDP-glycosyltransferase 92A1 yields MRGTKRGLLVHKWGPQLEILSHTSTGAFLSHCGWNSVLESLSCGVPMIGWPLAAEQAYNVKMLVEEMGVAVELTRTVETVISGEQVKKVIEIVMEQEGKGKEMKEKANEIAAHLREAITEKGKEKGSLVRAMDDLVRTILSPKAK; encoded by the coding sequence ATGAGAGGCACCAAACGTGGCCTTTTGGTGCACAAATGGGGACCCCAGTTGGAGATTCTTTCACACACTTCCACAGGAGCTTTTCTAAGCCATTGTGGATGGAACTCTGTGTTGGAGAGTCTCAGCTGTGGGGTTCCTATGATTGGATGGCCACTAGCTGCAGAACAAGCATACAATGTGAAGATGTTGGTGGAGGAAATGGGTGTGGCTGTTGAGCTCACTCGAACTGTGGAAACTGTGATCTCTGGGGAACAGGTTAAGAAGGTTATAGAGATAGTTATGGagcaagaaggaaagggaaaggAGATGAAGGAGAAAGCGAATGAAATTGCAGCTCACTTGAGAGAAGCCATAACAGAGAAAGGTAAAGAAAAAGGGTCTCTTGTGAGAGCAATGGATGATCTTGTTAGAACCATTTTATCACCCAAGGCTAAGTGA
- the LOC100500017 gene encoding 40S ribosomal protein S20-2 — protein sequence MAYAAMKPTKPGLEESQEQIHKIRITLSSKNVKNLEKVCADLVRGAKDKHLRVKGPVRMPTKVLNITTRKSPCGEGTNTWDRFELRVHKRVIDLYSSPDVVKQITSITIEPGVEVEVTIADA from the exons ATGGCTTATGCTGCAATGAAACCCACTAAGCCCGGCTTGGAGGAGTCACAGGAGCAAATCCATAAGATTAGAATCACCCTTTCCTCTAAGAACGTCAAGAATCTCGAGAAGG TTTGTGCTGACCTGGTTCGTGGTGCCAAGGACAAGCATCTCAGGGTGAAGGGACCTGTTAGGATGCCAACTAAAGTTCTTAACATCACCACCAGAAAATCCCCCTGTGGTGAag GCACCAACACATGGGACAGATTTGAGCTGCGTGTACACAAAAGAGTCATTGACCTCTACAGTTCCCCTGATGTGGTTAAGCAGATAACCTCGATCACAATTGAACCTGGTGTCGAGGTTGAGGTGACCATTGCAGATGCTTGA
- the LOC100784452 gene encoding UDP-glycosyltransferase 92A1, translating to MAETPKKKKKGHVVMVPFMAQGHIIPFLALARQIQQSTSFTITIANTPFNIQYLRSALSSSTSPNHQIRLAELPFNSTLHDLPPNIDNTEKLPLTQLMKLCHASLTLEPPLRSLISQITEEEGHPPLCTISDVFLGWVNNVAKSLCIRNLSFTTCGAYGTLAYVSIWFNLPHRKTDSDEFCVPGFPQNYKFHRTQLHKFLLAADGTDDWSRFIVPQIALSMKSDGWICNTVQEIEPLGLQLLRNYLQLPVWPVGPLLPPASLMDSKHRAGKESGIALDACMQWLDSKDESSVLYISFGSQNTITASQMMALAEGLEESGRSFIWIIRPPFGFDINGEFIAEWLPKGFEERMRDTKRGLLVHKWGPQLEILSHSSTGAFLSHCGWNSVLESLSYGVPMIGWPLAAEQTFNLKMLVEEMGVAVELTQTVETVISGKQVKKVIEIVMEQEGKGKAMKEKATEIAARMREAITEEGKEKGSSVRAMDDLVRTILSP from the coding sequence ATGGCAGAGAcaccaaagaagaagaagaaggggcaCGTGGTTATGGTACCCTTCATGGCCCAAGGCCACATCATCCCATTCCTGGCACTAGCAAGGCAAATCCAACAAAGCACAAGCTTCACCATCACCATAGCCAACACACCCTTCAACATTCAATACCTCCGATCTGCACTTTCTTCTTCAACTTCTCCCAATCATCAAATCCGTCTTGCTGAGTTACCCTTCAACTCCACTCTACACGATTTGCCACCCAACATAGACAACACAGAGAAGCTTCCTCTCACTCAACTAATGAAACTCTGTCATGCATCACTCACCCTTGAGCCTCCCCTTCGCTCCTTGATATCACAGATCACAGAAGAAGAGGGTCACCCTCCACTTTGCACAATATCTGACGTGTTTCTTGGCTGGGTTAACAACGTTGCAAAGAGTTTATGTATTAGGAACCTAAGCTTCACCACTTGCGGTGCTTATGGAACCTTGGCCTATGTTTCTATCTGGTTCAATCTCCCTCACAGGAAAACTGACTCTGATGAGTTTTGCGTTCCGGGGTTCCCTCAAAACTACAAATTCCACCGTACTCAATTGCATAAGTTTCTTCTAGCAGCTGATGGCACTGATGACTGGTCAAGATTCATTGTTCCACAGATTGCACTTTCTATGAAGTCTGATGGGTGGATCTGCAACACGGTTCAGGAGATTGAGCCTTTGGGGTTGCAACTTCTCAGGAACTATCTTCAACTTCCCGTTTGGCCTGTGGGGCCTCTCCTTCCACCTGCTTCACTCATGGATTCAAAACATCGTGCAGGAAAAGAATCTGGCATAGCCCTTGATGCATGCATGCAGTGGCTGGATTCGAAGGATGAGAGTTCTGTTCTCTACATTTCATTTGGGTCACAGAACACTATAACTGCATCTCAAATGATGGCTTTGGCTGAAGGATTGGAAGAGAGTGGTAGATCGTTTATTTGGATCATAAGGCCACCTTTTGGTTTTGACATCAATGGAGAGTTCATTGCAGAATGGTTGCCAAAAGGGTTTgaagagagaatgagagacaccAAACGTGGCCTTTTGGTGCACAAATGGGGACCCCAGTTGGAGATTCTGTCACACAGTTCCACAGGAGCGTTTCTAAGCCATTGTGGATGGAACTCTGTGTTGGAGAGTCTCAGCTATGGGGTTCCTATGATTGGGTGGCCACTAGCTGCAGAACAAACATTCAATCTAAAGATGTTGGTGGAGGAAATGGGTGTGGCTGTTGAGCTCACTCAAACTGTGGAAACTGTGATCTCTGGGAAGCAGGTTAAGAAGGTTATAGAGATAGTTATGGagcaagaaggaaagggaaaggCGATGAAGGAGAAGGCGACTGAGATTGCAGCTCGCATGAGAGAGGCCATAACAGAGGAAGGTAAAGAAAAAGGATCTTCTGTGAGAGCAATGGATGATCTTGTTAGAACCATTTTATCACCCTAG
- the LOC100783385 gene encoding UDP-glycosyltransferase 92A1, whose product MAETPNKGHIVMVPLMAQGHLIPFLALARQIQQNTSFTITIANTPQNIQHLRSALSSSTSPNHQIHLAELVPFNSTQHSNKDNNTQKAPLTDLLKLGYASLTLEPPFRSLISQITEEDGHPPLCIISDMFLGWVNNVAKSLGTRNLTFTTCGAYGILAYISIWSNLPHRKTDSDEFHVPGFPQNYRFHKTQLHRFLQAADGTDDWSRFLVPQIQLSMKSDGWICNTIEKIEPLGLKLLRNYLQLPVWAVGPLLPPASLMGSKHRSGKETGIALDACMEWLDSKDENSVLYISFGSLHTINASQMMALAEGLEESGKSFIWVIRPPVGFDINGEFSPEWLPKGFEERMRDTKRGLLVHKWGPQLEILSHTSTGAFLSHCGWNSVLESLSYGVPMIGWPIVADQPYNVKMLVEEMGVAVELTRSTETVVSREKVKKTIEIVMDYEGKGKVMKEKANEIAAYIREAKTEKGKEKGSSVRAMDDLVTTILSPKVL is encoded by the coding sequence ATGGCAGAGACACCAAACAAAGGCCACATCGTGATGGTACCTCTCATGGCACAAGGTCACCTCATCCCATTTCTCGCACTAGCAAGACAAATCCAACAAAACACAAGCTTCACCATCACCATAGCCAACACACCCCAAAACATTCAACACCTTCGATCTGcactttcttcttctacttctcCTAATCATCAAATCCATCTTGCTGAGTTAGTACCCTTCAACTCTACCCAACACTCcaacaaagacaacaacacACAAAAGGCTCCTCTCACTGACCTATTGAAACTTGGCTATGCATCACTCACCCTTGAGCCTCCTTTTCGCTCCTTGATATCACAGATCACAGAAGAAGACGGTCACCCTCCACTTTGCATAATATCTGACATGTTCCTTGGTTGGGTTAACAATGTTGCAAAGAGCTTAGGCACTAGGAACCTAACCTTCACCACTTGTGGTGCTTATGGTATCTTGGCCTATATCTCTATCTGGTCCAACCTCCCTCATAGGAAAACTGATTCTGATGAGTTCCATGTTCCGGGATTCCCTCAAAACTACCGTTTCCACAAAACACAACTGCATAGGTTTCTTCAAGCGGCTGATGGCACCGATGACTGGTCAAGATTCCTCGTTCCACAGATTCAACTTTCTATGAAGTCTGATGGGTGGATTTGCAATACGATTGAAAAGATAGAGCCTTTGGGGTTAAAGCTTCTCAGGAACTATCTTCAACTTCCCGTTTGGGCCGTGGGGCCTCTCCTTCCACCTGCTTCACTCATGGGTTCAAAACATCGTTCAGGAAAGGAAACTGGCATAGCTCTTGATGCATGCATGGAGTGGCTGGATTCAAAGGATGAAAATTCTGTTCTCTATATTTCATTTGGGTCACTGCACACTATCAATGCATCTCAAATGATGGCTTTGGCTGAGGGTTTGGAAGAGAGTGGCAAATCGTTTATTTGGGTTATAAGGCCACCAGTTGGTTTTGACATCAATGGAGAGTTCAGTCCAGAATGGTTGCCAAAAGGGTTTgaagagagaatgagagacaccAAACGTGGCCTTTTGGTGCACAAATGGGGACCCCAGTTGGAGATTCTGTCACACACATCCACAGGAGCTTTTCTAAGCCATTGTGGATGGAACTCTGTGTTGGAGAGTCTCAGCTATGGGGTGCCTATGATTGGGTGGCCAATTGTTGCAGATCAACCTTATAATGTGAAGATGTTGGTGGAAGAAATGGGTGTGGCTGTGGAACTTACTCGTTCTACGGAAACTGTTGTTTCTAGGGAGAAGGTTAAGAAGACCATAGAAATAGTCATGGATTATGAAGGGAAGGGAAAGGTGATGAAGGAGAAGGCAAATGAGATTGCAGCTTACATTAGAGAGGCCAAAACAGAGAAAGGTAAAGAAAAAGGGTCTTCTGTGAGAGCAATGGATGATCTTGTTACAACCATTTTATCACCCAAGGTTCTGTGA
- the LOC100786206 gene encoding protein FAR1-RELATED SEQUENCE 3, producing MGEGSDHQAMADNGNAESGEGGVRSAENNSGSHVRVGVSEPYVGREFDSQDAAKTFYNEYGKRVGFSCKAGPHGRSTADGANMFREFLCGREDSKRKPPESCNAMIRIEQNGQNKWVVTKFIKEHSHSMASVSKVHNIRPRKPFSSVGRTMPETYQGVGLVPSGMMYVSMDKNCIPTKNIQGIKNTPAAVAVAETYQPVKSPTMMNYAVRPATRKRTLGKDAHNLLEYFKKMQAENPGFFYAIQLDEDNHMSNVFWADARSRTAYSHFGDAVTLDTTYRITQYGVPFAPFTGVNHHGQMILFGCALLLDDSEASFVWLFKTFLTAMNEHYPVSITTDQDRAIQTAVSQVFPQTRHCISKWHVLREGHEKVAHVCNMHPNFQIELYNCINLTETIEEFDSSWNFIINKYELTKNDWLQSLYSARAQWVPAYFRDSFFAAISPNQGFDGSIFYGFVNHQTTLPLFFRQYEQALECWFEKELESDYDTICTTPVLKTPSPMEKQAANLYTRKIFSKFQEELVETFAYTANRIEEDGENSIFRVAKFEDDQKVYIVTLNLSELRANCSCQMFEYSGILCRHVLTVFTVTNVLTLPSHYILKRWTRNSKSSAGSVELADESHGPKSLTSRYSNLCWEAIKYAEEGALTVETYDTAISALRESGKKISFMRRSVAKVAPPSHPVSGTAYDDRKSPTSAADTNPLLWPLQDETTQRFNLNDDSTPVQSVADLNLPQMTPVSLQRDDGPPEMVVYPCLKSLTWVMENKNSTPGNRVAVISLKLQDYSRIPSTESEVRFNLSKVTLEPLFNHMVNISDQLSIPTRKFAVLNLKLPVAETTSGASEVKFQVSKDTLGAVLRSMAYIREQLLGPGDVQTEPMSKRPRK from the exons ATGGGAGAAGGAAGTGACCATCAAGCTATGGCAGACAATGGAAATGCTGAATCTGGTGAAGGTGGAGTGCGTAGTGCTGAAAACAACTCTGGCTCTCATGTTCGGGTTGGGGTGTCTGAGCCATATGTGGGTAGGGAATTTGATTCTCAAGATGCTGCAAAGACTTTCTACAATGAGTATGGCAAACGAGTGGGTTTCAGCTGCAAAGCTGGCCCACATGGTCGTTCCACAGCTGATGGGGCAAATATGTTCCGGGAGTTTCTGTGTGGCAGGGAAGATTCGAAAAGAAAGCCTCCTGAAAGCTGCAATGCAATGATTAGAATCGAGCAGAATGGTCAAAATAAGTGggttgttacaaaatttataaaggAGCATAGCCATTCCATGGCTAGCGTTAGTAAGGTGCATAATATTCGGCCACGTAAACCCTTTTCTAGTGTTGGAAGAACCATGCCTGAAACTTACCAAGGAGTGGGGCTTGTTCCAAGTGGTATGATGTATGTATCTATGGATAAGAATTGCATTCCCACTAAGAATATTCAGGGAATTAAGAATACTCCCGCAGCTGTTGCTGTTGCTGAAACATATCAGCCGGTTAAAAGTCCTACAATGATGAATTATGCTGTTAGGCCAGCTACACGAAAGAGGACATTAGGGAAGGATGCTCACAACCTGCTGGAGTACTTTAAGAAAATGCAAGCTGAGAACCCTGGTTTCTTCTATGCAATACAACTTGATGAAGATAATCATATGTCtaatgtgttttgggcagatGCAAGATCAAGGACTGCTTACAGTCATTTTGGTGATGCAGTTACTCTGGACACAACATACAGAATAACTCAATATGGAGTGCCATTTGCTCCATTCACTGGTGTAAACCATCATGGTCAGATGATTTTGTTTGGTTGTGCACTTCTTTTGGATGATTCTGAAGCTTCTTTTGTGTGGCTTTTTAAGACATTTCTGACAGCCATGAACGAACATTACCCTGTCTCTATCACTACTGATCAAGACAGAGCCATACAGACAGCTGTTTCAcaagtttttcctcaaacacgCCACTGTATAAGCAAATGGCATGTCTTGCGAGAAGGCCATGAAAAGGTGGCTCATGTATGCAACATGCATCCAAATTTTCAGATTGAACTTTATAATTGTATTAATCTGACGGAAACCATTGAGGAGTTTGATTCATCTTGGAATTTTATCATCAATAAATATGAACTCACGAAAAATGATTGGCTTCAGTCCTTGTACAGTGCTCGTGCTCAATGGGTTCCAGCATATTTTCGTGATTCATTTTTTGCAGCAATATCTCCTAATCAAGGATTTGATGGttctattttttatggttttgtcAACCACCAGACAACATTACCACTGTTCTTTAGGCAGTATGAACAAGCTTTGGAGTGCTGGTTTGAAAAAGAATTAGAATCAGATTATGATACTATTTGTACAACCCCTGTTCTGAAGACACCTTCCCCGATGGAGAAGCAGGCTGCTAATCTCTATACgcggaaaatattttcaaagtttcAAGAAGAGCTAGTTGAAACTTTTGCTTATACTGCCAACAGAATTGAAGAAGATGGAGAAAATAGCATATTCAGGGTTGCAAAATTTGAGGATGACCAAAAGGTGTATATTGTCACATTAAACCTTTCCGAGTTGAGAGCTAACTGTAGTTGCCAAATGTTTGAGTATTCAGGCATTCTATGTAGACATGTTCTAACTGTTTTTACTGTGACTAATGTACTTACATTACCGTCtcattacattttaaaacggTGGACAAGAAATTCCAAAAGCAGTGCTGGATCAGTTGAACTTGCTGATGAATCACATGGACCCAAGTCTTTGACATCACGATATAGTAACCTTTGTTGGGAAGCCATCAAATATGCTGAAGAAGGGGCATTGACTGTGGAAACTTATGATACTGCAATTAGTGCTCTTAGAGAAAGTGGAAAGAAGATTTCTTTCATGAGGAGAAGTGTTGCTAAAGTTGCCCCACCCAGTCATCCAGTCAGTGGGACTGCTTATGATGACAGAAAATCCCCTACTTCAGCAGCAGATACAAACCCTCTGTTGTGGCCATTGCAGGATGAAACAACACAGAGGTTTAATCTTAATGATGATAGTACTCCTGTTCAATCAGTTGCTGATCTAAATTTACCACAAATGACCCCAGTGTCTCTCCAGCGAGATGATGGTCCACCTGAAATG GTGGTTTATCCATGTCTGAAATCATTGACGTGGGTAATGGAGAACAAGAACTCAACACCAGGGAATAGAGTAGCTGTTATCAGTCTTAAG TTGCAAGACTATAGCAGGATTCCTTCAACAGAATCAGAGGTTAGGTTTAATCTCTCAAAAGTTACCTTGGAACCATTGTTTAACCATATGGTCAACATCAGTGATCAGCTGTCCATACCAACTAGGAAGTTTGCTGTATTGAATCTCAAG CTTCCAGTCGCGGAGACAACTTCTGGTGCAAGTGAAGTTAAGTTTCAGGTGTCCAAGGACACATTGGGTGCTGTACTACGATCAATGGCCTATATCCGTGAGCAACTCTTGGGTCCT GGTGATGTACAGACAGAACCTATGTCAAAAAGGCCTCGGAAGTGA
- the LOC100790816 gene encoding chloride conductance regulatory protein ICln isoform X2, producing MVLGVREISCSGEPVLDSDNGEELMQVQPGIDIVLGDLPRQSPGTLYITNKQVIWVSDVDKTKGYAVDFLCISLHAVSRDPEAYPLPCLYTQIDTGEADDDHSDSESNHIQQDLSHITEMRLIPSDPTQLDSLFAIFCQCAELNPEPNDEEGEGHGWVFSADEMGDEEAEDEGYIFHNPANSIGHSNGNHDLTRTTLELQINDQRFEDAEEMEDNGDGNHY from the exons atggtgTTAGGCGTGAGAGAGATAAGCTGTAGCGGAGAGCCAGTCCTTGACAGTGATAACGGGGAGGAGTTGATGCAGGTGCAACCGGGCATAGACATAGTCCTCGGCGATCTTCCTCGCCAGTCCCCCGGCACACTCTATATCACTAACAA GCAAGTAATATGGGTGAGTGATGTAGACAAGACTAAAGGATATGCCgttgatttcttgtgtatatctCTCCATGCAGTCTCTAGAGACCCTGAAGCCTACCCTCTTCCTTGTTTATATACCCAG ATTGATACAGGAGAAGCGGATGATGACCACTCTGATTCTGAATCCAATCATATCCAACAAGATTTGTCCCACATCACAGAGATGAGGCTCATTCCCTCTGATCCTACTCAat TGGATTCTCTCTTTGCAATATTCTGCCAGTGTGCAGAGCTTAATCCAGAACCAAACGATG AGGAAGGAGAAGGACATGGTTGGGTTTTTAGTGCTGATGAGATGGGAGATGAAGAAGCAG AGGACGAAGGTTATATCTTTCACAATCCAGCCAACTCTATTGGTCACTCAAATGGAAATCATGACCTAACTCGTACGACACTTGAG CTTCAAATCAATGATCAAAGATTTGAGGATGCAGAAGAGATGGAGGACAATGGAGATGGCAACCATTATTGA
- the LOC100790816 gene encoding chloride conductance regulatory protein ICln isoform X1, giving the protein MVLGVREISCSGEPVLDSDNGEELMQVQPGIDIVLGDLPRQSPGTLYITNKQVIWVSDVDKTKGYAVDFLCISLHAVSRDPEAYPLPCLYTQIDTGEADDDHSDSESNHIQQDLSHITEMRLIPSDPTQLDSLFAIFCQCAELNPEPNDGQYSFYIQIDTLFLTRVFFFLSCVVLSEEGEGHGWVFSADEMGDEEAEDEGYIFHNPANSIGHSNGNHDLTRTTLELQINDQRFEDAEEMEDNGDGNHY; this is encoded by the exons atggtgTTAGGCGTGAGAGAGATAAGCTGTAGCGGAGAGCCAGTCCTTGACAGTGATAACGGGGAGGAGTTGATGCAGGTGCAACCGGGCATAGACATAGTCCTCGGCGATCTTCCTCGCCAGTCCCCCGGCACACTCTATATCACTAACAA GCAAGTAATATGGGTGAGTGATGTAGACAAGACTAAAGGATATGCCgttgatttcttgtgtatatctCTCCATGCAGTCTCTAGAGACCCTGAAGCCTACCCTCTTCCTTGTTTATATACCCAG ATTGATACAGGAGAAGCGGATGATGACCACTCTGATTCTGAATCCAATCATATCCAACAAGATTTGTCCCACATCACAGAGATGAGGCTCATTCCCTCTGATCCTACTCAat TGGATTCTCTCTTTGCAATATTCTGCCAGTGTGCAGAGCTTAATCCAGAACCAAACGATGGTCAGTATTCTTTTTATATACAGATAGATACCCTTTTCCTCACTCGTGTTTTCTTCTTTCTGAGTTGTGTTGTTCTTTCAGAGGAAGGAGAAGGACATGGTTGGGTTTTTAGTGCTGATGAGATGGGAGATGAAGAAGCAG AGGACGAAGGTTATATCTTTCACAATCCAGCCAACTCTATTGGTCACTCAAATGGAAATCATGACCTAACTCGTACGACACTTGAG CTTCAAATCAATGATCAAAGATTTGAGGATGCAGAAGAGATGGAGGACAATGGAGATGGCAACCATTATTGA